CTCGGGGTAGTCAGGGCCTTATCAACTTTGTGCGCGAACATGCCAAAGTTCCGGTAATAGAGACGGGAGCGGGCATAGTGCATACCTATTTTGACAAAAGCGGAGACCTGGAAAAAGGTAAGCACATCATCTTTAATGCAAAAACAAGACGAGTAAGTGTTTGTAATGCTTTAGACTGTCTTATTCTGCATAAAGATCGTCTGAAAGATCTGGAAGCTTTAACTCATAAGCTTATTACTAAAGAGGTAGAGATATTTGCAGATGCAGACAGCTATGCTGAACTGGAAGGAAAATACCCCAGTGCTTTATTGAGAGAAGCCAGTGATGAGCATTTTGGTACTGAGTTTTTGTCTCACAAAATGTCTATAAAAACTGTAAACAGCCTGGAAGAGGCGCTGGATCATATCGCTAAATTCAGCTCCAAACATAGTGAGGCCATCGTAGCGGAAGATAAAGATGTGATACTAGAGTATATGAATTCTGTAGACGCTGCTGCTGTGTATGCTAATACTTCTACAGCTTATACAGATGGTGCTCAATTTGGAATGGGAGCTGAGATTGGCATCAGTACACAAAAGCTACATGCCCGTGGACCTATGGCATTGCCAGAGCTTACCAGCTACAAATGGCAGATTTTTGGTAATGGACAGGTAAGAGCCTAAAAGTAATAGAGGCTAAAGTAGCACTTTAGCCTCTAAATTTATCCAGTAGTTCATTAAGTTGAATGACCTCTTCCTGGTTCAGATTATTGAGTCCGTCCATTCTTCCTTCCAGTGTTGGTGTAATTTCTTCTAAAAGCCCCATGCCTTTTTCAGTAATAAGGATATCCACTTTACGTCGGTTACTTGGGCATTCGCAGCGTGTTACATACCCACCTTTACGAAGCTTTTCTACTAGCCTTGTCGCATTAGACATACGATTAACCATCCGCTCTGTAATTAGCTGTAAAGAAGATGGTTTAGGGTACTGCCCCTTGAGAATACGCAACACATTGTACTGCTCTTGTGAAATACCGTAGGGTTTAAGTCCCTGATTAACATGGGTAGAAAGCCAGCTTTCAGTTACCCGGATATTTAACACAGCCTTATGATAAGGGCTTTTAAACTCTTTTTGCTTTATCTCGTCTTCAAGTCTCATATTTTTGTGTCAACTTATGTTGTACATACAACAATCAAATTAGTAAACAGTTCCTACTAACGCAAATTTTTTATATACTAACAAAAGAATCTACAATTTCCTGCTGCTTGGCCTGTTTCATATGTGAGGGAATATTTTCTAAAATAAGCTGCTGAAGTTTATCAAGAGCCCTTTGCTTATGGAAAAACCTACTTCTAATCAGACTAATTTCGCGCACCACCTTATCTCCTTTAATAGGCTTAAGCATATTTTCCTGCTCAGCGCTTAACCCCAAAGTGGCGAGTTCAGGTACAAAAGTAACCCCTCCCTGATGCTCCACTATGCGCATGAGTGAGGAGATTGAGCTGCTCTGATAAGTAAAATGCTGGTGGTCGTTTTTTTTTCCTAACTGGCAGAGATCATTTACCTGACTACGAAAACAGTTTCCCTCTTTAAGCAGCCATAAATCTTTTGCCTTAATGTCGCTAAGCCGTATAGCCTTTTGCTTATAGTAAGGGTGGTCATCTGCTACGTAGAGGTAAAACTGCTCATAAAAAAGGGGAGAGGCACTAAGACCTTTGGCCACTACCGGGGTAACAATAATACCTGCATCCAGTTCACCTTCCTGTATAAGCTGTAGCACTTCTTCAGTAGTTAGCTCATTGATATGAAGTTCCAATTTAGGGTATTGTTTATGAAACTGCCTTACGAAAAGCGGTAAGAGAAAAGGAGCGAGAGTAGGAATAATACCTACTTTGATATGGTCTTGTTCTCCGGCATTCAATTCAGTGGCAAGCTGCTCCAACCCTTTAAAAGAAAGTAACGTTTCCTGAGCTTTCTCCATAAACTTTTTGCCTGCCGGAGTTACCTTCAAGGGCTTACGAGCCCGATCAAATAGCGGGAACCCAATTTCTTCTTCCAGTTTTTTAACCTGCATAGTTAATGCTGGCTGGCTTACAAAAGATTCTTCAGCCGCTTTAACAAAGCTAAGCCTTTGGTACACACTAAAAGCATATTGTAATTGTTCTATCGTCATATCATAAGATTTAGTTATACAAATATAAAAAATATCAATTTTTATTATAGTATTAAACCTATTATCTTTGATATACATCAAAACCGAAAATAATTATGAATACGACCATAGCTAAATCACATACAGCCGCTAAAAGCGAAAAGCTGGTAAAGCAGCTCAATCAACTGTTAGCTGACTATCAACTATATTATCAAAATCTGAGAGGCTTTCATTGGAATGTAAAAGGGCATTTGTTTTTTCACCTTCATGATAAGTTTGAGTCTTTATACAAAGAAGCTAATGAAACTGTAGATGAGATTGCAGAAAGAGTACGTGCCCTGGGTGCTATTCCCTTGCATACTCTGGAAGATTATTTTCAGCAGGCGCAGCTTACCTCTGCCAAAAACATTAGCGATGGTGAAGAAGCTGTGCAGGTTACTTTAAAGAACAGCCAGGTATTGCTGCATGACTTAAAAGAAGTGCTGCACCTAGCAGATGAGCAAAATGACGAAGCTACTTTAACCCTTATTAGTGATTTGATTACAGATACCGAAAAACGTATCTGGATGCTTAAAGCATTTTTGAGTTAGTGTTTGATTGATTTTGTTTTTTGCAATAATTCGGAGAGTGCTTCGCCTATTGGTGAGGCATTCTTTGTGTATAGCCCTTCCTGCTTTGCTGTAGTTACAATTTTCAATTTTTTACCCTCGCGGCAAACACCTATTTGCTTTATGGGTTGAATTTGTACCTTTGCGACACATTAGGCCAACAATTTTTTGAGGCTGGTGTGTAAAGCATATACGCTTATTTAAATAGCATTTGTAAGTGAATGAACAACCAATTTTTAGCAAACTTTCAGCTTTTCACCTTAAACTGTTTTACTACTTATGAGTAAAGTATTAATCATTGGCGCCGGAGGGGTAGGCAATGTGGTAGCGCATAAATGTGCTTCTGTACCTGAAGTATTTTCAGAGATTATGCTTGCCAGCCGTACCCAGTCCAAATGCAATACCATAGCTCGGGATGTGGCCAAAAGATATCCTGATGCCAAACCTATACAGACTGCCCAGGTAGATGCAGACAATGTACCCGAACTGGTAGAACTGATCAGGAAATTTGGTCCTAAAATGGTAATTAATGTAGCGCTACCTTATCAGGATCTTACCATTATGGATGCCTGCCTGGAGACCAAAGTCCATTATCTGGATACCGCCAATTACGAACCTAAGGATGAAGCTAAGTTTGAATATAAATGGCAGTGGGCGTATCAGGATCGTTTTAAAGAAGCAGGGCTAATGGCATTACTTGGTTGTGGATTTGACCCTGGCGTTACCGGAGTATTTACAGCTTATGCCCAGAAGCATCACTTTGACGAAGTGCATTATCTGGATATTATAGACTGTAATGCGGGCGATCATGGAAAAGCGTTTGCTACCAACTTTAACCCGGAAATTAACATACGAGAGATTACACAAAACGGCCGCTTTTGGGAGAAAGGTGAGTGGAAAGAAACCCAGCCTCTGGAAATACATAAACCTATTAACTATCCGGAGATTGGCGAGCGTGAGTCTTACCTGCTGTACCACGAAGAGCTGGAGTCCTTAACCAAAAATATCAAAAACCTGAAGCGTGCACGTTTCTGGATGACCTTCGGGCAGGAGTATATCAAGCATCTTACGGTATTACAGAATGTAGGAATGACCCGTATTGATCCTGTAAAATTTAATGGGGTAGACATAGTACCCCTGGAGTTTCTGAAAGCAGTACTGCCGGAGCCAGGCTCTCTGGGTGAAAATTACAAAGGTCAAACTTCTATTGGCTGCCAGATCAAAGGTTTAAAAGATGGCCAGGAGAAAACTTATTATGTGTACAATAACTGCGACCACGCAGAGTCATACAAAGAAGTGGGCGCTCAGGCAGTGTCTTATACTACCGGAGTACCAGCGATGATTGGCGCGATGATGCTGCTGACCGACCAGTGGAACAAAGCAGGGGTGTACAACGTAGAGGAATTTGACCCGGATCCATTTATGGAAGCCCTAAAAAAGTATGGTCTGCCGTGGCACGAAAAAGTAAATGAGCCATTGGCGTTTGATGATTATAACGTTAACTAACACAAGATTCTGGGAGGTGATTTACCTCCCTTTTTAATGAACTCTGCCTTATGCCTATCAATTTTAATGAAGTCCCTTCTGCCTGTTTTGTATTAGAAGAAAGTAAGCTCCGCCGTAACCTGGAAATCATGAAAAAAGTGCAGGACGCTTCGGGAGCTAATATTATTCTGGCACTAAAGGGTTTTGCGATGTTTAGCACCTTTGGCCTGATTAAACAGTATTTACATGGTACTACTGCCTCTTCGCTACACGAAGCCCGCTTGGGTTTTGAAGAATTTGGTGATGAGGTACATGCCTATAGCCCTGCCTACTTTGAAGATGAGATAGAAGAGCTGATGAGCTATTGCAATCATATTACTTTTAACTCTCCGGCGCAGTGGAACCGCTTTAAAGATAGGGTGCAAGCTAATGATAAAAAGATTTCTTGCGCTATACGCATCAATCCCGAATACTCGGAGGTAGAGACAGACCTGTATAACCCCTGCGCAATAGGCACACGCCTGGGAGTTACTGCTGACCAGATAGGAGATAAGCTGCCTGAAGGCATTGAGGGCCTTCATTTTCATACACTTTGCGAAAGTGACTCTTTTGCTCTGGAGCGAACGCTTAAAGAGGTAGAAGCTAAGTTTAGCCATTTGCTTAAACAGGCAAAGTGGTTAAACATGGGAGGAGGCCACCTGATGACCCGCCGTGGCTATGATCTGGACCATCTGGTTAGCCTCATCAAATATATGCGTGAGCAGTATGACCTGGATATAATCATGGAACCAGGCTCTGCCGTAGCCTGGGATACCGGCTACCTGACTTCCAGTGTGCAGGATATTATTGATAGCAAGGGCATACATGCGGTAATCTTAGACATTAGTGTTGCCGCGCACATGCCAGACTGTATAGAAATGCCTTATAAGCCGCGTATTCTGGGAGCAGAAGATGCCAAACCCGGAGAGGCTGCTTATCGTGTAGGAGGTACTACCTGCCTGGCAGGGGACTTTGTAGGCGATTACCATTTTGATAAACCTCTGCAGATAGGCGATATGTTAGTGTTTGATGATATGATGCACTACACTATGGTAAAGACAACTACTTTTAACGGCGTGCGTCATCCTTCCATCGGTATCTGGCATGAGGATGATACCTTTGAGCTAGTAAAAACTTTTGGGTACGAATCGTACAAACACAAATTATCATAATAGTACAGATTAAGAGCCATATCTTCATTCGGTATTTATTGCGGATGAAGATTTTTTATGCCCACAACTTATAAGTTAGCCGCACAAAATTCGCATAGAATAATTATATTGAAATAAACAGCAACTAAAACCCATTTCATATGCGAAAACATGTAGAAATTTTAGCCTATCTCAATATAGCTTTAGGAGCGCTGACAGTAATTTCTGGGCTTATTATAGCTTGTAGTCGCAGGTAGCGGTGTTCTCTCAGGTGACCATACTGCTATGTGGGTAACTTCACTGGTGGGAGGAGGTCTTGGTTTTATCCTGGCCGCTATGGGTGCGGTTAGTATACTTGGTGGCTGGGGTTTGCTTAAGCATCAGGAGTGGGCTCGCATCCTTATCATAATACTAAGTATCTTGAGTTTACCTGGCGTGCCGGTAGGTACTGCGTTAGGAGTATACGGGCTTTGGGTACTTTTTAGTGAGGAAGTAAGCGTGATGTTTCGCAGGAGACCCACGGGGCATCCGACAGCAGCTACAGAACTATAAAAAAAACGGGCATTAAGCCCGTTTCTCGTTTATTAAATAAAGTCTGACTTATCGTCCTCTACTTTTTAGCGACGACTTATGGGTAAGATGTCCAGCCTCGTCAAAGAGTAAGACATAAGCATCCGTATCGGTATTTACTTCTACTTCATAGTAAGTATCTACGTTCTCTGGCTTCTGTTGCTTAGCGGTAGCCTGTGCTTCGCTGCTTGGGTCTACGCTCTCTTTCACCTCCGTTTTATCCTGTGCTACACCTTCGCTATTTTCGGGTATGTCGTCATAAGTATCCTGGTAATATGTTTCATTAAACCCTATATCATCGTTTCTTACACGATAAGGACGAACGCTGCTGGCAGGCTCTTCCTTTCTTAAGCTGCTTTCTGTAACTGTTTCTTTACCCGGTACAATGTCTACCTTGTAAACCGCTACCATCTTCATGTCTCCGTATTGGCTGGCATCCAGGCTGTCCTTTACTTCCTGAGGTAGCTCTTCGCTATCAATCTGCGATCTGTCTATGGCTTCGCCAATGTAAATATTAGTGCTATCAGGTTTCTTTTCGTCCTGCGCATATCCAAGCGTGGCACATAGAACCGCCACAAGGGGTAATGTCATTTTAAAAAAAGTCTTTCTCATAACTTAACATATTTAAGTTTAAAAAATTTAGCAATCTGCTATACTTATAAAATAGCCAGGCATAGCAAATGTTTATATTCCTACTGCTTTTCTTTAGCTCTGCTTGTCTCATTATCTTATCACATTTGCATTAGGTGCCGTGCTGAGCGTTTTTAAGTCTTTTCAAAATGTACTATACTTGGAAAAACACTTAACTACATGCTTAACCGAAGAAACTTTATCCAAAAAACTTCTCTGCTAACCGCAGGAATCAGCGCATTACCTTTAGCCTCAACGTTCAGTAATCCTTCCAAATTTATGGCAGATAGAAAATTCACCATGCAATTGGATGGAGGGTCTATTGGTGTAAAGGCTGGGCAGAAAGAACTCATAGAGCTGGCCAGTAAATATGGTTTTGAGAGCGTTAGCGCTCACGCTTCTTTTCTGGCAGATATTTCAGCTACTGAAAGGAAAGAATTACTGGCGGAAATGAAAGAGAAAAATCTGGTATGGGGAAATGCAGGGCTGCCTGTACAGTTTAGAACTGACCGTGCTACCTTTGAAAAAGATATGCAGGAACTGCCTAAACATGCTAAAGGTTTACAGGAAGCTGGAGTGAGCCGAATTACTACCTGGCTTATGCCTAATCATCCCTCTTTAAATTACTTGCAAAATTTTAGAGAGCATGCGGTTCGTTTGAGAGAGGTAGCTACCATATTGGAGGATCATAACATACGCTTTGGGCTTGAGTATGTAGGGCCTAAGACTTTACAAATAGCAAATGAATATCCATTTCTCAGAACGATGGCCGAAACTAAAGAGCTGATTGCGGCTATTGGTAAGGCTAACGTAGGCTTTGTATTGGATAGCTTTCACTGGTATACCGCTGGAGAAGATGTAAATGACATTTTGACCTTGGAAAACAGCGATGTAGTGGCTTGTGACCTGAATGACGCACGTAGTGGGCATAGCCGTCATGCCCAGATTGATGGTAAAAGAGAATTGCCTATGGCAACCGGAGTTGTTGATACTCAGGGGTTTCTGGAAGCACTTGTTAAAATTGGCTATGATGGGCCTATACGTGCAGAGCCTTTTAACCAGGTTGTAAACGAAATGGAAGATGAAGAGGCTGTAAAAGTGACAGCTACTGCAATGAAAAAAGCGTTTGATAAGATCGCTTAATACAATTTTTTATAAGAAAAGTATAGGTGGTTTGATATCAAACTACCTGTACTTTGGGAACTGACTTTTAGTATGTCTTTTCAAATAATCTGCTGTATTTAATTAAAGTTTGGACGAACTTTATTAACTTAGCAGCTGTTTTACTATTGTCACTTTTTCGCAATATTAATTTATCACGTGATTCGGTAGTTTCATTTCAGAAACAATTTTCTCTCGTTTTATTAATAAGCTATGCATTGACAAAGGCGTTCGTGCGATTTAGTGGCTTTTAAGGTTAGAAAACTATACTTGTTTACTATGGATACAGATACAGTGGTTACAAAAAAAGACAGCAAACAAATGAAGTACTTGCAGCAAGCTGTCCGTCTTTTGGAAAAAAAGGGATACAGCGATATTAAAGCTGAGCTCCCTGATTATGAGTCACCAACAAGCTTTACAGAAAAGAACTCAGATAAGTCTTATACCCCCGACCTTACAGGCGAAAAAGATATGGGTAAAGACTACTTTCAGGTAGTGGAAGGCGATAAGAAGAACATACAGGATGTGGTAAGTAAATGGAAGCTCTTCTCTAACCTGGCAAAAATCAAAAATGGTCAGTTCTACCTGTTGGTACCTTACGGAAAAAAGAAGTACACAACTGAACTGATGAGAGAGTACAACATTGATGCTGAACTAATGAAATTAGAGAGATAAGATTCACTCTCGCTAAGGACTTAAGCCATCTGAAAAGATGGCTTTTTTTTTGTCTATAACTTATTTTTCTATGTCCAGATAATCTTTCAGTCTGCCTTCCGAATCAAATACCTGATAGCGTAAAGCATTGGCGTGTATGCTAACAGTAGCGTAATGGTGCCCACGATAAGTTTCGGTGCTAAACCGGGCTCTCCATATTGGAAGCTATTCCGGAAGCCTTGGTGGGCGTATCGGTAGTATTGTTAACTGGAATACCATCTACGACAAAAAAAAGAGTGCTTGATTGTCACCAGATAGAGAAGATGCTCCGCGGATAACGATGAGAGAGGTAGAACCAACTCCGGAGCTACCATTGGTCATCTGCACACCGGTAACTTGAGCGGCAAGGGAGTTTACTACATTTGGTTCGCCTGCTTCGGTGATCTCTTCTCCCTGCATTTCCTGTACGGTATAGCCCAGCGCCTTTTTCTCACGTTTTATTCCGAGGGCAGTAACTATTACTTCGCCCAGTTCACGAGCATCAAGAGCGAGAGTAATATTTATAGTATTACGAGCATTAATAGCTACCTCCTGAGTC
This window of the Porifericola rhodea genome carries:
- a CDS encoding glutamate-5-semialdehyde dehydrogenase, with amino-acid sequence MIAETNITDHLKAVQEAARKAYQLSDAQINKVLHQLADLAVERTDAILEANQKDLDRMDTSDPKYDRLMLTPERIEAIASDIRNVAGLPGPLGKVLEEKTLDNGLQLRKISVPMGVIGMIYEARPNVTFDVFALCLKSGNACVLKGGSDAEFSNIAIVSIIHEVLAKHSINEHMLYLMPADRQATQALLEAVGFVDIIIPRGSQGLINFVREHAKVPVIETGAGIVHTYFDKSGDLEKGKHIIFNAKTRRVSVCNALDCLILHKDRLKDLEALTHKLITKEVEIFADADSYAELEGKYPSALLREASDEHFGTEFLSHKMSIKTVNSLEEALDHIAKFSSKHSEAIVAEDKDVILEYMNSVDAAAVYANTSTAYTDGAQFGMGAEIGISTQKLHARGPMALPELTSYKWQIFGNGQVRA
- a CDS encoding Dps family protein, with translation MNTTIAKSHTAAKSEKLVKQLNQLLADYQLYYQNLRGFHWNVKGHLFFHLHDKFESLYKEANETVDEIAERVRALGAIPLHTLEDYFQQAQLTSAKNISDGEEAVQVTLKNSQVLLHDLKEVLHLADEQNDEATLTLISDLITDTEKRIWMLKAFLS
- a CDS encoding MarR family winged helix-turn-helix transcriptional regulator, with the translated sequence MRLEDEIKQKEFKSPYHKAVLNIRVTESWLSTHVNQGLKPYGISQEQYNVLRILKGQYPKPSSLQLITERMVNRMSNATRLVEKLRKGGYVTRCECPSNRRKVDILITEKGMGLLEEITPTLEGRMDGLNNLNQEEVIQLNELLDKFRG
- the nspC gene encoding carboxynorspermidine decarboxylase, which translates into the protein MPINFNEVPSACFVLEESKLRRNLEIMKKVQDASGANIILALKGFAMFSTFGLIKQYLHGTTASSLHEARLGFEEFGDEVHAYSPAYFEDEIEELMSYCNHITFNSPAQWNRFKDRVQANDKKISCAIRINPEYSEVETDLYNPCAIGTRLGVTADQIGDKLPEGIEGLHFHTLCESDSFALERTLKEVEAKFSHLLKQAKWLNMGGGHLMTRRGYDLDHLVSLIKYMREQYDLDIIMEPGSAVAWDTGYLTSSVQDIIDSKGIHAVILDISVAAHMPDCIEMPYKPRILGAEDAKPGEAAYRVGGTTCLAGDFVGDYHFDKPLQIGDMLVFDDMMHYTMVKTTTFNGVRHPSIGIWHEDDTFELVKTFGYESYKHKLS
- a CDS encoding saccharopine dehydrogenase family protein, yielding MSKVLIIGAGGVGNVVAHKCASVPEVFSEIMLASRTQSKCNTIARDVAKRYPDAKPIQTAQVDADNVPELVELIRKFGPKMVINVALPYQDLTIMDACLETKVHYLDTANYEPKDEAKFEYKWQWAYQDRFKEAGLMALLGCGFDPGVTGVFTAYAQKHHFDEVHYLDIIDCNAGDHGKAFATNFNPEINIREITQNGRFWEKGEWKETQPLEIHKPINYPEIGERESYLLYHEELESLTKNIKNLKRARFWMTFGQEYIKHLTVLQNVGMTRIDPVKFNGVDIVPLEFLKAVLPEPGSLGENYKGQTSIGCQIKGLKDGQEKTYYVYNNCDHAESYKEVGAQAVSYTTGVPAMIGAMMLLTDQWNKAGVYNVEEFDPDPFMEALKKYGLPWHEKVNEPLAFDDYNVN
- a CDS encoding sugar phosphate isomerase/epimerase family protein → MLNRRNFIQKTSLLTAGISALPLASTFSNPSKFMADRKFTMQLDGGSIGVKAGQKELIELASKYGFESVSAHASFLADISATERKELLAEMKEKNLVWGNAGLPVQFRTDRATFEKDMQELPKHAKGLQEAGVSRITTWLMPNHPSLNYLQNFREHAVRLREVATILEDHNIRFGLEYVGPKTLQIANEYPFLRTMAETKELIAAIGKANVGFVLDSFHWYTAGEDVNDILTLENSDVVACDLNDARSGHSRHAQIDGKRELPMATGVVDTQGFLEALVKIGYDGPIRAEPFNQVVNEMEDEEAVKVTATAMKKAFDKIA
- a CDS encoding hydrogen peroxide-inducible genes activator, translating into MTIEQLQYAFSVYQRLSFVKAAEESFVSQPALTMQVKKLEEEIGFPLFDRARKPLKVTPAGKKFMEKAQETLLSFKGLEQLATELNAGEQDHIKVGIIPTLAPFLLPLFVRQFHKQYPKLELHINELTTEEVLQLIQEGELDAGIIVTPVVAKGLSASPLFYEQFYLYVADDHPYYKQKAIRLSDIKAKDLWLLKEGNCFRSQVNDLCQLGKKNDHQHFTYQSSSISSLMRIVEHQGGVTFVPELATLGLSAEQENMLKPIKGDKVVREISLIRSRFFHKQRALDKLQQLILENIPSHMKQAKQQEIVDSFVSI